The segment GGATCAGAAATAATTGGGTTAGTTCCAAGAGCTTGTCTTGAGGATATTGCTGCGTACTATTTAAAAATGAGAGACACAAAACCTTTAGCAGAATATACATTAGAACAATTATCTGAGGTTGTTACAAAACACCTTGGATTAAGAGGATTTAGTTTGGATAAAATTATTGAATATCACGTGTAAAGGTGGTTAAAATATGAAAACAATAATATATAATATTGGCAAATTGTATACAATGAAAAATAAAAGTGTTCCTTTAAAGAAAAAGAAACTAAATGAATGCGAAATCATTGAAAATGCATATGTTGTAATTAATGATGAAAAAATTGAAGCAGTTGGTACTGGTGATTATTCTCAATATGTTGAAGAATATACTGAATTATTTGATGCAGAAGGAAAAATCGCATTACCAGGATTAATTGATGCTCACACCCACTTAGTATTTGGTGGTTCTCGTGAGCATGAATATGCTTTAAAATTAGAGGGTGCTGATTACTTAGATATTTTAAGAGGTGGCGGAGGTATTTTAAATACTGTTGAAGCTACAAGAAATGCATCTTTTGATGATTTATATTATAAATCAATGAATTTTGCGGATTCAATGTTGTTACATGGTGTTACAACATTTGAAGCAAAAAGTGGATATGGTTTAAACTTAGAAACAGAAGTTAAACAATTAAAAGTTGCTCGCAAAGTTGCTGAAGATCATCCATGTGATATCGTTAGTACATTTATGCCTGCTCATGCTATTCCAAAGGAATACAAAGAAAATCCAGAAGATTATATTGAATTAGTAATCAATGAATTGTTACCTGAAGTAGCAAAAATGGATCTTGCTAAATATGTAGATATTTTCTGTGAAGATGCTGTCTTTAATAAAGATCAATCAAAACGAATTTTAGAAAAAGCTCAAGAATTGGGTTATACAGTTAAAATTCATGCTGATGAAGTTGTACCAATGGGTGGAGCTGCTCTTGCTGCAGAATTACACGCGCTTAGTGCAGAACATTTAATGGCAACTCCAGAAGAAGATATGGATGCTATGGCAAAAAGTAATGTAATTGCTAACTTATTACCAGCAACTACATTTAATCTTGGTAAAGATTATGCACGTGCTCGTATGATGATTGATAAAGGATTAGCTGTTACAATCTGTTCTGATTTTAACCCTGGATCATGTCCAAATGAAAACTTACAATTAACATTACAAATCGCAAGTCGTGGTTATGCTATGACACCAATTGAGGTTTATAATAGTGCAATTGTTAATGGATCATGTTCATTAGAAATGAATGATGTTATTGGTTCAGTTGAAGCTGGAAAACAAGCAGATATTGTTATTATGGATGCACCAAATATTGAATTTACAATTTATCACTTTGGTGTTAACCATGTTGCTCATGTCTTTAAAAAAGGTGAGCTAGTTGTTGAAGATCAAATGTTAGTTTAAATTAATATAAAAAAGGAGAACCGTAGATGAAATTAATTGATATGAATTTAGTTGAATTTAGTGCTGCTGTTAATTCAGATCAACCTGCTCCAGGTGGAGGAAGTGTTGCTGCATATGTAAGTAACCTTGGTGTTGGTTTGTCTCGTATGATGTGTCACTTAACTATTGGAAAAAAGAAATTTTTAGAACTTGATCAAAAAATTCAAGATGAGTTTACTAAAACATTTAATGAATTAGAAGCAGGGTATAATCGTTTACTAGAGATGGTAGATGAAGATACTGAAAGTTTTAACATGGTAATGGATGCATTCAAATTACCAAAAGAAACTGATGAAGAAAAAGCTGCTCGTTCAGCTGCAATCCAAGCAGCAACTTTAGGTGCTACAAAAGCGCCATTAGAGGCTGCACAAATGGCATG is part of the Bacilli bacterium PM5-9 genome and harbors:
- a CDS encoding imidazolonepropionase (product_source=KO:K01468; cath_funfam=2.30.40.10,3.20.20.140; cog=COG1228; ko=KO:K01468; pfam=PF01979; superfamily=51338,51556; tigrfam=TIGR01224) yields the protein MKTIIYNIGKLYTMKNKSVPLKKKKLNECEIIENAYVVINDEKIEAVGTGDYSQYVEEYTELFDAEGKIALPGLIDAHTHLVFGGSREHEYALKLEGADYLDILRGGGGILNTVEATRNASFDDLYYKSMNFADSMLLHGVTTFEAKSGYGLNLETEVKQLKVARKVAEDHPCDIVSTFMPAHAIPKEYKENPEDYIELVINELLPEVAKMDLAKYVDIFCEDAVFNKDQSKRILEKAQELGYTVKIHADEVVPMGGAALAAELHALSAEHLMATPEEDMDAMAKSNVIANLLPATTFNLGKDYARARMMIDKGLAVTICSDFNPGSCPNENLQLTLQIASRGYAMTPIEVYNSAIVNGSCSLEMNDVIGSVEAGKQADIVIMDAPNIEFTIYHFGVNHVAHVFKKGELVVEDQMLV
- a CDS encoding formiminotetrahydrofolate cyclodeaminase (product_source=COG3404; cog=COG3404; ko=KO:K01500; pfam=PF04961; superfamily=101262), with translation MKLIDMNLVEFSAAVNSDQPAPGGGSVAAYVSNLGVGLSRMMCHLTIGKKKFLELDQKIQDEFTKTFNELEAGYNRLLEMVDEDTESFNMVMDAFKLPKETDEEKAARSAAIQAATLGATKAPLEAAQMACDCLKLTPKLIEYGNVNAISDLASGMYLLEAGMNCSILNVKINASGLKDQDAANDFIKQCDKMQEEAKKVIADNMSEIEKML